The nucleotide sequence CCGCGCACCTTCGAGTGCCGGCAGCCCGAGGGAAGGGTCCAACCTGTCGAGCTGTCCCGTGGCGCGGGCCAGGTCCCAGGCGTGGGCGCCCAGCTCGGCCAGGTACATGTCCACCACGGTGGCCCCGGTGTACTCCTCGCCCCACGGCATGGTGAACCACGACGATAGTGCGGCCTCGTCGCCCCACGCCTCGGCCGCCTCCATCGCAGCGCGACGTAGCTGAGCGGGCGCGTCGGACGGCTCGACATGAGGGGACTCGTCTCCCGGCGGGGGTGCCTGCCCTCGGCCGAGAGCGGCCGCCCGGTGGCCCGCTTCGACGAGGTGGTCGATCAGTCCGGCCACGTCATATCTGGGGCATGGCGTCGGGTCGCCGAGCCGCTCGAAGTCTATTGCTGAGACGATTACCGCGGCGTTCTCGTACGAAGCCAACAACCTGCTTCGGCGGTCAGCGTCGGCCATGCAAGTCCTCCTCGGCCACACGGTACCTGAGCCCCTGGCGCCGGTTAGTGAGCGCACAGAATGACGACGCCCCCAGCACTACGACGGGCGCCCCGAATCGGCCACTTGCCCCGCCCGGTTCCCTCCGCCGCCGGCCGGAGGACGCAGAATATTTCGCCCAGGATCCGGCGTACTGGGGCACGCCAAGAGCGGAGCCGTCTGAGTATTAGCGGGCGCGTGTTCGCCACCGGCGACCGTGAAACCTCAAGGCACACCGAGTAGTCGTTCGGGCGTCGTCCGCATCCGCCGCGAGCGAACGTCCCCCAGGTTGGCCCGGACTCGTAGGAACGCCGTATTGTTTACAACGATGGCGACTGGGGGCACGCTCCAGCGGTGGCTCGAGAAGCACGTCTTCAATCCTCCAAACCGCCTGGGGCTTCGACTGGGAATGTCGCCTCGGGCGTTCGCGCTACTCGAGACCACGGGCCGCCGGAGTGGGCAGCGTCGGCTGACCCCAGTGGGAGATGGCCTCGAGGGTTCAACGTTTTGGGTGGTATCAGAGCAGG is from Acidimicrobiales bacterium and encodes:
- a CDS encoding TIGR03086 family metal-binding protein, coding for MADADRRSRLLASYENAAVIVSAIDFERLGDPTPCPRYDVAGLIDHLVEAGHRAAALGRGQAPPPGDESPHVEPSDAPAQLRRAAMEAAEAWGDEAALSSWFTMPWGEEYTGATVVDMYLAELGAHAWDLARATGQLDRLDPSLGLPALEGARAMIKPQYRNMVEPGAPFGTEVPPPLGADDWERLAAFMGRDPRASLGR